A window from Opitutia bacterium ISCC 52 encodes these proteins:
- the moaA gene encoding GTP 3',8-cyclase MoaA has protein sequence MKDTRDKLGRTLRDLRISVMDQCNFRCSYCMPAEVFGADYAFLKKDELLSQEEILRMVEAASSLGVNKIRITGGEPLLRKEVVSIVKGIADLKTIEDIALTTNGWLLPKFAAPLQEAGLNRINLSLDSLNEDTFRLMNSRKKSVKGVLKGLDAALKAHLPVKVNMVVEKDINEADILPMTTYFRDRGITLRFIEYMDAGNFHQWKENKVVSAKKIIDTINEVYPLEPADPNYVGEVAKRYRYLDGQGEIGIISSISQPFCSDCHRARLSADGKIYKCLFASGGIDFKQRLREGISQEELVEDLATLWRARDDRYSELRSRANPNDPGDPKVEMSYIGG, from the coding sequence ATGAAAGATACCAGAGACAAACTTGGTCGGACCCTGAGAGATCTTCGCATTTCAGTGATGGATCAGTGCAACTTTCGTTGCAGCTACTGTATGCCGGCCGAAGTATTTGGAGCCGATTATGCCTTTTTGAAAAAAGATGAACTGCTCTCGCAGGAGGAAATTCTGCGTATGGTTGAGGCAGCATCCTCATTAGGAGTTAATAAAATTCGTATTACGGGCGGGGAACCCCTCCTGCGGAAAGAAGTCGTTTCAATCGTTAAAGGTATCGCCGACCTGAAAACAATCGAAGATATCGCACTGACCACGAATGGATGGTTGTTGCCAAAATTTGCGGCACCTCTCCAGGAAGCCGGACTCAATCGCATCAACCTCAGCTTGGATTCTCTCAACGAAGACACCTTCCGATTGATGAACAGTCGCAAGAAGTCCGTTAAGGGGGTCTTGAAGGGTTTGGACGCGGCGTTGAAGGCTCACCTACCGGTGAAGGTAAATATGGTGGTGGAGAAGGATATCAATGAAGCCGATATTCTTCCTATGACCACCTACTTTCGTGATCGCGGAATCACCTTGCGTTTCATCGAGTACATGGACGCTGGAAATTTCCATCAATGGAAAGAAAACAAAGTCGTTTCCGCCAAGAAAATCATAGACACAATCAACGAGGTTTATCCTCTTGAACCGGCAGATCCGAATTACGTCGGAGAGGTGGCCAAACGCTATCGCTACCTCGATGGACAAGGAGAGATCGGCATCATCAGTTCTATCTCTCAACCCTTTTGCTCAGACTGTCATCGGGCCAGACTCTCGGCCGACGGGAAGATCTACAAATGCCTTTTCGCATCCGGCGGGATTGATTTCAAACAGCGGCTCCGAGAGGGTATTTCTCAAGAAGAACTGGTGGAAGATTTGGCTACACTCTGGCGAGCTAGAGATGATCGTTATTCTGAATTACGTAGTCGAGCGAATCCCAATGACCCAGGAGATCCCAAAGTCGAAATGTCCTACATCGGCGGCTAG
- a CDS encoding cytotoxic translational repressor of toxin-antitoxin stability system produces MYQVTFSDQSMSELNKLDTLSQMDLMESITQLTPADLHDLDDRLGRFSRKGKTFYRLRAGEYRIYFEVVDDILFSHVILDKNSMADFIFRTKLPFKEEQAIEQHQSFWQYLESLMK; encoded by the coding sequence ATGTACCAAGTCACATTCAGCGATCAGAGCATGTCCGAGCTCAACAAGCTGGATACGTTGAGCCAAATGGATCTTATGGAGAGCATCACTCAACTCACTCCAGCCGATCTGCACGACCTTGATGATCGGTTGGGACGGTTTTCCCGAAAAGGAAAAACCTTCTACCGACTTAGGGCTGGGGAGTACCGTATCTATTTTGAAGTAGTGGATGATATTTTATTCAGCCATGTCATTCTCGACAAAAATTCCATGGCGGATTTCATCTTCCGCACCAAACTTCCGTTCAAAGAAGAACAAGCAATCGAGCAACACCAGTCATTCTGGCAATATCTCGAGAGCTTGATGAAATAA
- the pssA gene encoding CDP-diacylglycerol--serine O-phosphatidyltransferase, whose translation MSEMPMDPKYTDPDQASKIYFLPNSMTACNLFCGFLSVIRCIQARFTAEELGKSPEELYSQAVWLILAAVLFDALDGRLARLGGRESLFGKEFDSIADVVSFGMAPALMVYFLILSPEHEAYFRKIGWLIGFIYLLCVSVRLSRFNVVTHPLMEESQFTSTKDFIGLPAPAAAGMISSLVLLMNEFDVRGLAIFLPVLMILIAFLMVSSIRYPSFKHIDWTTRLKFQSFVLIIVVVAGIVMIREVGIALIFLGYIFYGIFIDLRFRIKNRKSDSENNHVNS comes from the coding sequence ATGAGTGAGATGCCTATGGATCCAAAATACACGGATCCGGATCAAGCCAGTAAAATCTATTTTCTGCCGAACTCGATGACCGCGTGCAACTTGTTCTGCGGTTTCCTCTCGGTCATTCGATGTATCCAAGCTCGATTCACTGCGGAAGAATTAGGAAAATCTCCAGAAGAACTTTACTCGCAAGCCGTATGGTTGATTTTGGCTGCCGTGTTGTTTGATGCATTGGATGGTCGCCTTGCCCGACTCGGAGGTAGAGAGTCCTTGTTCGGCAAAGAGTTTGATTCCATTGCGGACGTCGTTTCCTTCGGCATGGCTCCGGCACTCATGGTATATTTTCTCATTCTTTCGCCTGAGCATGAGGCCTACTTCCGCAAGATCGGCTGGTTAATCGGATTCATCTACTTGTTGTGTGTGAGTGTTCGCTTATCTCGATTCAACGTGGTGACACACCCTTTGATGGAAGAAAGCCAGTTTACCTCGACGAAGGATTTTATAGGACTTCCAGCTCCAGCCGCCGCAGGTATGATCTCCTCCCTGGTGCTTTTGATGAACGAATTCGATGTGAGAGGCTTGGCCATTTTTCTGCCCGTCCTGATGATACTCATCGCGTTTCTTATGGTAAGCTCTATCCGCTACCCCAGTTTCAAGCACATCGATTGGACCACCCGACTCAAATTCCAATCATTCGTTCTGATTATCGTAGTGGTGGCCGGGATTGTCATGATCCGTGAGGTGGGCATCGCACTCATTTTCCTCGGTTACATATTCTATGGCATTTTCATAGATCTCAGATTTCGAATTAAAAACCGGAAATCAGATTCCGAGAATAACCATGTGAATAGTTGA
- a CDS encoding DUF420 domain-containing protein — translation MANETQSNKAIAPAIGISAAILAFLFWLIYFKTPGKAEGDWFLKLPTIFAGLNAVSACCLGVGIVAIKRGLKRIHIGMMISATVSSALFLVCYIIYHHYHGDTKFLAEGFIRPIYFFILISHILLSVVVVPLILLTLWFAINKFYEKHKRMAKWTFPIWMYVSVTGILVYVILQNFNTV, via the coding sequence ATGGCAAACGAAACCCAGTCCAACAAAGCAATTGCTCCAGCCATTGGAATAAGCGCGGCCATCCTCGCTTTCCTCTTCTGGCTGATTTATTTCAAGACCCCCGGTAAGGCTGAAGGAGATTGGTTTCTGAAGTTACCGACCATCTTTGCAGGACTAAATGCGGTTTCCGCATGTTGCCTGGGAGTCGGGATTGTTGCGATCAAGCGGGGGCTGAAACGCATTCACATCGGTATGATGATTTCTGCCACCGTGTCTTCGGCTCTGTTTCTGGTCTGCTATATCATCTACCATCACTATCATGGGGATACGAAGTTTCTCGCTGAGGGGTTCATTCGGCCCATCTACTTCTTCATCTTAATTTCCCATATTTTGCTTTCGGTAGTCGTAGTGCCCTTGATTCTCCTGACCCTGTGGTTCGCGATCAATAAGTTCTATGAAAAGCACAAACGGATGGCCAAATGGACCTTCCCAATCTGGATGTATGTTTCAGTGACCGGGATTTTGGTCTACGTGATTCTACAGAACTTTAATACCGTCTAA
- a CDS encoding MoaD/ThiS family protein — protein MMTIQLHYFALLQDQRGLAQETLSTDAKTIADLYAELKDRHGFTLEQTALRVSVNEQFSEWNASLNEGDEVVFIPPVSGG, from the coding sequence CTGATGACTATTCAGCTTCATTATTTTGCGTTGCTTCAAGATCAGCGTGGATTGGCTCAAGAAACATTGAGTACTGACGCCAAAACGATAGCGGACCTTTACGCTGAACTGAAGGATCGTCACGGCTTCACATTGGAGCAAACCGCGCTCCGAGTATCCGTAAATGAGCAATTTTCTGAATGGAATGCCTCGCTCAACGAAGGCGATGAAGTGGTTTTTATTCCTCCTGTTTCAGGAGGCTGA
- a CDS encoding response regulator, giving the protein MNPFTSNDIVGLRVLLVDDEIFIREMGSDVLSMLGCIPSVASDGREAWDMIRTDPSAFDVIISDYNMPEMTGIDLASNVFKDRPNMPFIISTGFASGFTEKQAEDLGISCILQKPYVIQQLKDAIVEAVTSKTTA; this is encoded by the coding sequence ATGAACCCTTTCACATCTAACGATATCGTAGGACTACGCGTACTACTGGTCGACGACGAGATTTTCATCCGTGAAATGGGTTCCGATGTATTATCTATGCTAGGCTGTATCCCGTCAGTCGCCTCTGATGGACGCGAAGCCTGGGACATGATCCGAACCGATCCTTCAGCGTTTGATGTAATCATAAGCGATTACAATATGCCTGAGATGACGGGCATCGATTTGGCATCCAACGTATTTAAAGACAGGCCCAACATGCCATTTATCATCAGCACGGGCTTTGCCAGCGGCTTTACCGAGAAGCAGGCTGAAGATCTGGGAATCTCCTGCATCCTGCAGAAACCCTACGTTATCCAACAATTGAAAGACGCAATCGTTGAGGCAGTGACGAGCAAGACCACTGCATAG
- the argJ gene encoding bifunctional glutamate N-acetyltransferase/amino-acid acetyltransferase ArgJ — protein MTPKGFSCLGKFIGIKDDNKDFALITSDVEANAAAVFTRSTFCGAPVILGKELIKKGRAQAFFITSGISNVATGQEGIDNARKEMEAMGQELGIDPELVLPNATGVIGVQLPMDKILQAIPGCKDELNTDNWEATAEAIMTTDTHAKLVKKQIGDATIIGMAKGAGMIEPNMATMLSFWVTDAEIPSNELQSMLKRVVDKSFNRLSIDTDTSTSDTVAIMANGLAGPVDLVAFEEALTEGAIDMAKQIVADGEGATKLIEVVVSEAIDEKQAKVMAKSVVNSPLVKTAVYGADANWGRVAMALGKTFDPRLNPETVKISFGEHTVYEEGAPTGIEDEPVENYMKAADEVTISIKLGLGSAESAVWGCDLTEDYIKINALYRT, from the coding sequence ATGACACCCAAAGGATTCAGTTGTTTAGGAAAGTTCATCGGCATCAAAGATGACAATAAGGACTTCGCATTGATCACATCAGATGTAGAAGCAAATGCTGCTGCGGTGTTTACACGAAGCACCTTCTGCGGGGCCCCAGTAATTTTGGGGAAGGAACTTATCAAAAAGGGCCGAGCACAGGCCTTTTTTATAACCAGCGGAATATCCAATGTAGCTACGGGCCAGGAAGGCATCGACAATGCGCGTAAGGAGATGGAGGCCATGGGCCAAGAACTGGGTATCGACCCAGAATTAGTGCTACCGAACGCGACGGGAGTTATTGGGGTCCAATTGCCTATGGATAAAATTCTTCAAGCCATTCCAGGCTGTAAGGATGAGCTGAATACGGACAATTGGGAAGCGACCGCTGAAGCCATAATGACCACCGATACCCATGCCAAATTGGTGAAGAAACAAATCGGTGATGCTACCATTATTGGCATGGCAAAGGGCGCCGGCATGATTGAACCCAACATGGCCACTATGCTTTCGTTTTGGGTAACGGATGCAGAGATTCCGTCCAACGAACTGCAATCGATGTTGAAGCGAGTGGTGGATAAATCTTTCAACCGACTCAGCATCGACACCGACACCAGCACAAGTGACACCGTAGCCATCATGGCCAACGGTTTGGCAGGTCCGGTTGATCTAGTAGCCTTTGAAGAAGCCCTGACGGAAGGCGCCATCGATATGGCCAAACAGATTGTTGCCGATGGGGAAGGGGCCACAAAACTGATCGAGGTAGTGGTGTCTGAAGCGATTGACGAAAAACAGGCCAAAGTCATGGCAAAATCGGTGGTCAACTCACCCTTAGTGAAAACGGCGGTCTATGGAGCCGATGCCAATTGGGGCCGTGTAGCTATGGCATTGGGGAAGACCTTTGATCCACGCTTGAATCCGGAGACGGTAAAGATTTCCTTTGGCGAGCACACGGTTTACGAAGAAGGGGCTCCAACAGGTATCGAAGATGAACCGGTAGAAAACTACATGAAAGCTGCTGACGAGGTAACCATTTCGATCAAATTAGGACTCGGGTCAGCAGAGTCTGCGGTGTGGGGCTGCGACCTGACTGAGGACTACATAAAAATCAACGCGCTCTACAGGACGTAG
- the moaC gene encoding cyclic pyranopterin monophosphate synthase MoaC: protein MSEFSHINASNQPAMVDISGKATNHRTATAESIVQLDESIMALLDNGDIQSKKGPVFQTAILAGVMAAKKTSDLIPLCHPLPLNNCKIDIEPIEASQVKVTCSVSTDHKTGVEMEALTGASVASLTLYDMCKALSHKIEILRTRLISKSGGKRDYQAES, encoded by the coding sequence ATGTCCGAATTTTCACATATAAATGCCTCCAACCAGCCTGCCATGGTGGATATTTCCGGTAAGGCGACGAATCATCGAACTGCCACGGCTGAATCGATTGTCCAGCTCGATGAATCGATTATGGCCCTGTTGGATAACGGTGACATCCAAAGCAAAAAAGGCCCTGTTTTTCAGACTGCGATTTTGGCGGGTGTTATGGCTGCCAAGAAAACAAGTGACCTCATTCCTCTTTGTCATCCATTGCCTCTTAACAATTGCAAAATCGATATTGAGCCCATCGAAGCCAGCCAGGTTAAAGTCACCTGTTCGGTATCAACCGATCATAAAACTGGGGTTGAAATGGAAGCGCTGACGGGAGCAAGCGTGGCCTCGCTCACTCTTTACGACATGTGCAAGGCGTTGTCCCACAAAATAGAAATTCTCCGTACGCGTCTGATTTCCAAATCGGGTGGAAAGAGAGATTATCAAGCCGAATCCTGA
- a CDS encoding response regulator has protein sequence MTPDTDDPNPYHILVMDDEPSVRGLLNKFLQTCGYHVTVASEGMEAYELYKAAMESDKPVDAVIMDLLVNDGLGGLDSFRLIRQAHPGAIGIVSSAYSDDNTMADYETHGFSAVLAKPYQLLELKRILEDQCGTELPA, from the coding sequence GTGACACCTGACACTGACGATCCCAACCCATACCACATTCTTGTGATGGACGATGAGCCATCGGTCCGTGGTTTGCTTAATAAATTTCTCCAAACCTGTGGCTATCATGTCACCGTGGCATCCGAGGGAATGGAGGCCTACGAATTGTATAAGGCAGCCATGGAAAGCGATAAGCCCGTTGATGCTGTTATTATGGATCTGCTGGTGAATGATGGATTGGGTGGACTAGATTCGTTTCGTCTTATTCGCCAAGCTCATCCGGGAGCTATTGGTATCGTATCCAGTGCTTATTCTGATGATAATACAATGGCCGATTATGAGACCCATGGATTCAGTGCTGTTTTGGCCAAGCCATACCAGTTGCTTGAACTGAAGCGGATACTTGAAGATCAGTGTGGTACTGAACTACCTGCCTAG
- a CDS encoding UbiA family prenyltransferase, protein MEKAKPSDYFQVARLDHWVKQLFVLPGAILAWVLTQQVAEPLGGLIIPLLVGLLATSLIASANYLLNEWLDASYDKHHPLKSNRPFVQRKPQLGLLLCVYIGLAGMGLFLGSTINSSVLWAQLILLISGWTYNIKPIRTKDIPFVDVLTESLNNPIRFLIGWFIVTDTIVPPSSILIAYWSGGAFLMGIKRFAEYQTVKSMEGDEALSAYRKVFKTYTSDRLLVSSFFYALLSAFMMAVFLTKYRIEYLLLFPILSALFASYLRIALKPASRAQAPEKLIREKALWVIVLVLIAMFTVCSFIDIPQLHILITP, encoded by the coding sequence ATGGAGAAGGCTAAACCATCTGATTATTTCCAAGTGGCACGCTTGGACCATTGGGTAAAGCAACTCTTTGTTTTGCCAGGAGCCATCCTGGCATGGGTGCTCACTCAACAAGTCGCAGAACCACTGGGTGGTCTAATAATTCCTCTACTGGTAGGTCTACTCGCAACCAGTTTAATAGCTTCCGCGAATTACTTGCTGAACGAATGGCTAGATGCCTCCTATGATAAGCATCACCCTCTAAAATCGAACCGTCCTTTTGTTCAAAGAAAGCCTCAACTTGGGCTCTTATTGTGTGTATACATAGGGTTAGCGGGAATGGGGCTTTTTCTGGGTAGCACGATCAATTCTTCAGTTCTTTGGGCCCAGCTGATTTTGTTAATCAGCGGATGGACGTATAACATAAAGCCAATTCGCACTAAGGACATTCCTTTTGTCGATGTGCTAACTGAGTCCTTAAACAATCCTATCCGTTTTCTGATCGGCTGGTTTATAGTGACCGACACCATCGTACCTCCCAGCAGTATACTGATTGCCTATTGGTCGGGTGGAGCCTTTTTGATGGGCATCAAGCGGTTTGCTGAATACCAGACCGTAAAAAGCATGGAAGGAGATGAAGCGCTCTCAGCTTATCGAAAAGTGTTCAAAACCTATACGAGCGACCGCCTGTTGGTATCTTCCTTTTTCTATGCGTTACTCTCGGCCTTCATGATGGCCGTTTTTCTGACCAAGTATCGCATCGAATACCTGTTGTTGTTTCCGATTTTATCGGCCTTGTTCGCGAGCTATTTGCGGATTGCATTAAAACCCGCGTCTCGAGCCCAGGCTCCAGAAAAACTTATCCGAGAGAAAGCACTCTGGGTGATAGTCCTGGTACTAATAGCCATGTTCACTGTCTGTTCCTTTATTGACATCCCACAGCTTCATATCCTGATAACTCCTTAG
- a CDS encoding class I SAM-dependent methyltransferase: MEDSHQCRICKSDTELKWPSNLENTISSDSFAITDAHYGQTSAIYQCKECGFRQCNDLQDVLRFYEDLEDQEYENGRKERYLQSIALLEELKDLQPQGKLLDVGAGSGILVEAAVEAGYEAEGLEPSIWLQEQAIERGLPIKKGILSDVSETEQYDVITLIDVIEHVVDPITLLKEIKARLKPDGYAMIVTPDCHSFFARMLRRKWWHYRVAHIGYFNLSTLKAACAESGLDVISNNRPGWFFTMDYLWVRVMQYFPQWLRCKPMNWIKRKTVSINLGDSLMVIVKAEVSHPHGEG, encoded by the coding sequence ATGGAAGATTCTCATCAATGTCGTATTTGTAAGTCGGATACTGAGTTAAAGTGGCCATCCAATTTGGAAAACACCATCAGTAGCGATTCTTTCGCCATTACCGACGCTCATTACGGGCAGACCAGCGCTATTTACCAATGCAAGGAATGTGGTTTTCGACAATGCAATGACTTGCAGGACGTCTTGAGGTTTTATGAAGACTTGGAAGATCAAGAGTACGAGAACGGCCGCAAGGAAAGGTATCTTCAATCGATAGCTTTGCTGGAAGAATTAAAGGACCTCCAACCGCAAGGGAAGCTCCTGGATGTGGGAGCCGGATCGGGCATACTGGTGGAAGCAGCCGTGGAGGCAGGCTATGAAGCGGAAGGACTTGAACCATCAATCTGGTTGCAGGAACAAGCAATCGAACGCGGACTGCCTATTAAGAAGGGGATTCTGAGTGATGTTTCTGAGACTGAGCAATACGATGTGATTACTCTGATTGATGTGATCGAGCATGTGGTAGACCCAATCACTTTGCTGAAAGAAATAAAGGCACGGCTGAAACCCGATGGGTACGCGATGATTGTAACGCCTGATTGCCATTCCTTTTTTGCTAGGATGCTGAGGCGAAAATGGTGGCATTACCGGGTTGCCCACATTGGTTATTTCAATCTGTCTACGCTAAAAGCTGCCTGCGCAGAATCGGGATTGGATGTGATATCAAACAATCGCCCCGGTTGGTTCTTTACCATGGATTATCTGTGGGTCAGGGTCATGCAGTATTTTCCGCAGTGGTTACGCTGCAAACCCATGAACTGGATAAAACGAAAGACAGTAAGCATTAACCTTGGAGACTCACTCATGGTGATCGTTAAGGCGGAAGTATCCCATCCACATGGAGAAGGCTAA
- the dnaN gene encoding DNA polymerase III subunit beta, whose translation MNFKINRDHFSSGLQQVLNVVGTRATMPILSNVLIEANEGYISLTTTNLDMGIQCRIEAQVETAGGITLPVRKLATIIRELPNLDVEVESTSSHRAEISSGGSVFRINGIGPEEFPPLPSFSDDRQFILSQETLASMLKSVAYGQSTDENRYILNGVYFNFSDGKLSLVATDGRRLAMISEEVDVTEANEGKLILPAKTVAELLRLLGQAEEIKISFNDRQVAFEISTDEEKEGLKDHIYLVSKIVEGNYPNYQQVIPKETHHRIKVGREDLLHCIHRAALVTTDKNNSVTIKIHNDKLEISASSPELGESHESLGGIPFEGSEVKIAFNPQFLMDPLKSLTKDEIFFEFKDELSPGVFRTLESFLCVIMPLRLN comes from the coding sequence ATGAATTTCAAAATCAACCGAGACCATTTCTCGAGTGGCCTACAGCAGGTCCTCAACGTCGTAGGAACGCGGGCAACCATGCCCATTTTAAGCAATGTCCTTATCGAAGCTAACGAAGGTTATATTTCGTTAACGACGACCAATCTGGATATGGGTATCCAGTGTCGGATTGAAGCCCAGGTTGAAACGGCCGGTGGAATTACTCTGCCCGTCCGCAAGCTGGCCACTATCATCCGCGAGCTTCCAAACCTGGATGTCGAGGTGGAATCCACTTCGAGTCACCGCGCTGAAATATCTTCCGGTGGATCCGTATTCCGCATCAACGGAATTGGACCTGAAGAGTTTCCTCCTCTGCCCTCTTTCAGCGATGATCGTCAGTTTATCCTGTCACAGGAGACGTTGGCCTCCATGCTCAAGTCGGTTGCCTACGGGCAATCTACTGATGAAAACCGTTACATCCTGAACGGTGTTTACTTTAATTTCTCTGATGGGAAGTTGTCCCTGGTTGCAACTGATGGACGTCGGCTGGCAATGATCAGCGAAGAAGTTGACGTCACCGAAGCCAATGAAGGTAAGCTGATTCTTCCCGCCAAAACAGTAGCCGAGCTGCTCCGTCTGTTAGGTCAAGCTGAAGAGATTAAGATCTCGTTTAACGATCGTCAGGTTGCTTTTGAGATTAGCACCGATGAGGAAAAAGAAGGTCTCAAGGATCACATCTATCTGGTTTCTAAAATCGTGGAGGGTAACTACCCGAATTATCAGCAGGTCATTCCTAAGGAAACGCATCACCGCATCAAGGTGGGCCGCGAAGATCTATTGCACTGTATTCATCGGGCAGCATTGGTGACCACGGACAAAAACAATTCTGTGACTATCAAGATCCACAACGACAAGCTTGAGATCTCTGCTTCCAGTCCTGAATTGGGTGAGTCACATGAATCTCTTGGAGGTATTCCTTTTGAAGGATCTGAAGTGAAGATTGCTTTTAATCCTCAATTTCTGATGGATCCGCTCAAGAGTCTGACCAAGGACGAGATTTTCTTCGAATTTAAAGACGAGCTAAGTCCCGGAGTTTTTCGCACCTTGGAAAGTTTCCTCTGTGTGATTATGCCTCTGAGGCTAAACTAG
- a CDS encoding septum formation inhibitor Maf encodes MNLGFADSEYWDSGLAEISRYELKQARYGSLHKGEAILLFVTEPFSPVDQVKDDSGSEPNGERVLKLNAFKRFNTGVYDYSIMSSVFSSVKSKKEFPSYKVTTSVQDWCGQVFNQWNQREQLWESELRSYFQSEGDKDESFDLVPHEDGIWNRIRIDPESLPQGTLKMIPSSAFLLLKHKAIQAYTVEAKLSKDSYELHYPDLKRTLIISFEKEAPYEINSWQESYPDRGDKILTTEAKRTHHLRSYYWEQNQPSFLKLRKKLGLK; translated from the coding sequence ATGAACCTCGGATTTGCCGATTCTGAGTATTGGGATAGCGGATTGGCAGAAATTTCCCGTTATGAACTTAAACAAGCTCGCTATGGTTCCCTGCATAAAGGTGAGGCTATACTACTTTTTGTGACCGAACCTTTTTCACCAGTTGACCAGGTGAAGGATGACTCTGGAAGCGAGCCAAACGGTGAGCGCGTTTTGAAACTCAATGCTTTCAAGCGATTTAATACCGGCGTGTATGACTACTCTATTATGAGTTCAGTGTTCTCGTCCGTTAAATCCAAAAAAGAGTTTCCTAGCTATAAAGTGACAACCTCTGTCCAGGATTGGTGTGGTCAGGTATTTAATCAGTGGAACCAGCGAGAACAGCTTTGGGAAAGTGAGCTGCGTTCATACTTCCAATCCGAGGGCGATAAAGATGAGTCCTTTGATTTAGTCCCGCACGAGGACGGCATATGGAATCGTATTCGAATCGACCCCGAGTCACTTCCTCAAGGAACTCTCAAAATGATTCCCTCCAGTGCATTCCTTCTATTAAAGCATAAGGCGATCCAGGCCTATACAGTGGAAGCTAAGTTATCTAAGGATTCCTACGAACTGCATTACCCAGATCTCAAGCGTACGCTCATTATCAGCTTTGAGAAAGAGGCTCCCTATGAGATCAATAGTTGGCAGGAATCGTATCCGGATCGTGGCGACAAGATACTCACGACAGAAGCCAAACGCACCCACCATCTTCGTTCCTATTATTGGGAGCAAAACCAACCCTCCTTTCTCAAGTTGAGAAAAAAACTGGGTCTAAAATAG
- a CDS encoding molybdopterin molybdotransferase MoeA, translating into MDAISPQDADKIVESKLRALPAERVPFNEAYGRILREPVLADRDFPPFDRIMMDGIAIDFASVQARKFQSEGVQRAGIAAKTLDHPNGCFEVMTGAVLPQGCDTVIPVEEISESEGAFILNDGYQPEQGQFIHRKGSDNVEGDLLLPPGQLLSGKEIAVIATCGYSEVEVSPIPKITIVSTGDELVEVNETPSPFQIRKSNVYALEAACLDLPTPVEVELDHLPDDREVIAERVQQLLQDTDVLLFSGGISKGKYDFLQDVLAETGVKKHFQWVKQRPGKPLWFGTSKDDITVFALPGNPNSTLTCFVRYVASSISILAGIGKILPDTAILTGSHTFPPPLAHFLPVMATHSESGALEVEPLPTQNSGDLSRLALSSGFIELPADQKEFPVGFTAPFYPW; encoded by the coding sequence ATGGATGCTATTTCACCCCAGGACGCTGATAAAATTGTAGAAAGCAAACTACGCGCTTTGCCAGCTGAGCGAGTTCCTTTTAACGAAGCTTACGGAAGAATTTTACGTGAACCGGTTTTGGCGGACCGTGACTTTCCGCCTTTTGACAGGATCATGATGGATGGAATCGCGATTGACTTTGCTTCCGTTCAAGCTCGGAAATTCCAATCTGAAGGAGTTCAACGCGCTGGTATCGCTGCTAAGACTCTTGATCACCCAAACGGGTGTTTTGAAGTCATGACAGGTGCCGTGCTTCCGCAGGGTTGCGATACGGTAATTCCAGTCGAAGAAATTTCAGAAAGCGAAGGAGCGTTTATTTTAAATGATGGCTACCAACCTGAACAGGGGCAGTTCATTCATCGCAAAGGTTCTGATAATGTGGAAGGCGATCTCTTGTTGCCACCAGGTCAGCTTCTTTCCGGGAAGGAAATCGCGGTGATAGCTACTTGTGGTTATTCGGAAGTAGAGGTGAGCCCGATTCCAAAAATTACCATCGTCTCCACGGGTGATGAGCTGGTGGAGGTAAACGAAACCCCAAGTCCGTTTCAAATTAGGAAATCGAATGTGTATGCCCTGGAGGCGGCATGTCTGGATTTGCCAACTCCCGTTGAAGTTGAACTAGATCACCTTCCTGATGACCGCGAAGTGATAGCTGAGCGGGTGCAGCAGCTATTGCAGGATACCGATGTCCTTCTCTTTTCTGGAGGTATCTCCAAGGGGAAGTATGACTTTCTTCAGGATGTGCTCGCGGAAACCGGGGTGAAAAAACATTTTCAATGGGTCAAACAACGGCCCGGAAAACCACTCTGGTTTGGAACGTCCAAAGATGACATTACCGTCTTTGCACTTCCAGGAAATCCCAATTCAACGCTGACCTGCTTTGTTCGTTACGTTGCTTCTTCCATTTCAATACTGGCTGGAATTGGTAAGATTCTGCCCGATACCGCCATATTGACAGGTTCCCATACCTTTCCTCCACCACTCGCCCACTTCTTGCCGGTTATGGCCACTCATTCTGAATCAGGGGCCTTGGAGGTTGAGCCATTGCCGACTCAAAATTCCGGGGATCTATCGAGATTGGCTTTGAGTAGTGGCTTTATTGAATTGCCTGCCGATCAAAAGGAATTTCCAGTGGGGTTCACTGCTCCTTTTTATCCCTGGTAG